A single Dunckerocampus dactyliophorus isolate RoL2022-P2 chromosome 2, RoL_Ddac_1.1, whole genome shotgun sequence DNA region contains:
- the plk3 gene encoding serine/threonine-protein kinase PLK3 has protein sequence MDLGCFTTAQRLSCHTMNADLFKPASDRGAPQQQASGPASKSGRNKSEQGKPELAQVVTDSRTGRSYSKGKLLGKGGFARCYEMTDLSTNKMYAVKVIPQSRVSKPHQREKITNEIELHKTLSHKHVVKFSHHFEDQDNIYIFLELCSRKSLAHIWKARHTLTEPEVRYYLRQIISGLKYLHSRGILHRDLKLGNFFVNENMELRLGDFGLAAKLETVEQRKKTICGTPNYLAPEVLNRQGHGTESDVWSLGCVMYTLMCGNPPFETLDLKETYKCIKEVRYNLPSALSPTAQKLISSILQKTPSDRLTLDQILNHEFFTKGFTPDKLPPSSCVTVPELHPPSPAKKFFKMAKSLFGKKKAKVEKTLCEEKEDKDISKLVSGIVKCSISRQISYKTVGPNEVPSPTGQLVSSVPLEQTPAEEESRKSISRSFKGTMASSSEPCEDVLTPAAVSECAMKVLNGCLATMPAAAKNPPCLPRPQSFLWVTKWVDYSNKYGFGYQLSDQSIGVLFNEGTHLSLCDQRKTVHYCLTNNKHFSFPASSLPEQLRSQKQIVELMANYMEQNLMEGGDLHCRDEVPGPPPLLLQWVKTDHALVMLFNNGTLQVNFYTDHTKIILCKSSDSYLLTYISRERVSYTYLLSMLSETGCTAELRHRLRYVVHLLQHHADA, from the exons ATGGATCTGGGTTGTTTCACAACGGCGCAGCGTCTTTCGTGCCACACCATGAATGCGGATTTGTTTAAGCCCGCTTCCGACCGTGGAGCCCCGCAGCAGCAAGCTTCAGGTCCGGCGTCGAAATCCGGCAGGAATAAATCGGAACAAGGCAAACCGGAGCTGGCGCAGGTGGTGACTGACTCCAGGACGGGACGGTCCTACAGTAAAGGGAAGCTTTTGGGAAAG GGTGGCTTTGCTCGATGCTACGAGATGACGGACCTGTCGACAAACAAAATGTACGCGGTGAAGGTGATTCCACAGAGCAGGGTGTCCAAGCCGCACCAGAGGGAAAAG ATCACCAATGAGATTGAGCTGCACAAAACTCTGTCGCACAAGCATGTGGTCAAGTTCTCCCATCATTTTGAAGACCAGGACAACATCTATATATTCCTTGAGCTGTGTAGTCGCAAG TCCCTCGCACACATTTGGAAGGCGAGACACACGCTAACAGAGCCCGAAGTGCGCTATTACCTCCGACAGATCATATCAGGCCTCAAGTACCTCCACAGCAGAGGCATCCTGCACAGAGATCTCAAACTAG GCAACTTCTTTGTGAATGAAAACATGGAGCTGCGACTGGGGGACTTCGGCCTCGCTGCCAAACTGGAGACAGTTGAGCAGAGGAAAAA AACCATCTGCGGGACGCCCAACTACTTGGCCCCTGAGGTGCTCAACAGGCAGGGCCATGGCACGGAGTCAGACGTTTGGTCCCTTGGTTGTGTTAT GTACACGCTGATGTGCGGCAACCCCCCTTTTGAGACTCTTGACCTCAAAGAGACTTACAAGTGTATAAAGGAAGTTCGGTACAATCTGCCCTCTGCACTCTCGCCCACCGCTCAGAAACTCATCTCGAGTATCCTGCAGAAAACCCCAAGTGACAGACTCACCTTGGATCAAATACTCAACCACGAATTCTTCACCAAA GGTTTCACTCCAGATAAACTTCCCCCCAGCAGCTGTGTGACTGTCCCCGAGCTCCATCCTCCCAGCCCTGCCAAGAAATTCTTCAAAATGGCTAAGAGCCTCTTCGGCAAGAAGAAGGCAAAAG TGGAGAAGACTCTGTGTGAGGAGAAAGAGGACAAGGACATTTCCAAGCTGGTTTCTGGCATCGTTAAGTGCTCTATCAGCCGGCAGATCAGCTACAAAACAGTGGGACCCAATGAG GTACCCTCACCCACCGGTCAGCTGGTCAGCTCAGTGCCTCTGGAGCAGACCCCCGCTGAGGAGGAATCCAGGAAGTCGATCTCACGCTCCTTCAAGGGAACAATGGCTAGCAGCTCTGAAC CGTGTGAAGATGTCCTCACTCCTGCTGCTGTGTCTGAATGTGCCATGAAAGTCCTTAATGGCTGCTTGGCTACCATGCCTGCAG CTGCCAAAAATCCACCATGCCTGCCCAGGCCACAGTCCTTCCTGTGGGTGACTAAATGGGTGGACTATTCCAACAAATATGGTTTTGGCTACCAGCTGTCAGACCAAAGCATCGGTGTGCTCTTCAACGAGGGAACACACCTCAGCCTCTGTGACCAACGCAA GACTGTCCACTACTGCTTGACCAACAACAAGCACTTTAGTTTCCCTGCCAGCTCTCTACCAGAGCAGCTTCGCAGTCAGAAACAAATAGTAGAGCTCATGGCCAACTACATGGAACAAAATCTCATGGAG GGTGGAGATCTGCACTGTCGGGATGAAGTTCCAGGTCCTCCGCCTCTGCTGCTGCAATGGGTGAAGACTGACCACGCGCTTGTCATGCTCTTCAACAATGGCACTCTGCAG GTGAACTTCTACACAGACCACACAAAGATCATCCTGTGCAAGTCTTCGGACTCCTACCTGCTCACCTACATTAGCCGCGAGCGCGTCTCCTACACGTACCTCCTCAGCATGCTGAGCGAGACGGGCTGCACGGCGGAGCTGCGACACCGCCTCAGATACGTGGTCCATCTCTTGCAACACCACGCTGATGCCTAA
- the cacybp gene encoding calcyclin-binding protein, with amino-acid sequence MDVTEQINQLETDLQELESLLEKAERTRVREFLKQEQKKLEKEIAVKRQQKEQRARREADPAAPSKATYTVKITNYAWDQSEKFVKIYLTLKNVHTIPSENVEVNFTERSFSVLVKDLDGKNHQMTVLNLLCPIDEKNSCTKIKTDMVLIMCKKQTATKWECLTKVEKQSKEKDKPSMDENADPSEGLMNMLKKIYSDGDDEMKRTINKAWSESQEKKIRGEEGMMDF; translated from the exons ATGGATGTGACCGAGCAG ATCAACCAGTTGGAGACAGACTTGCAGGAGCTGGAGTCTCTCCTGGAGAAGGCTGAGAGGACAAGGGTGCGGGAGTTCCTCAAGCAAGAGCAGAAGAAGCTTGAGAAGGAGATCGCCGTCAAGCGTCAACAGAAAGAGCAACGAGCCCGGAGAGAGGCTGACCCAGCTGCGCCCTCGAAAGCGACCTATACAGTCAAGATCACCAACTACG CATGGGACCAGTCTGAGAAGTTTGTGAAAATTTACCTcacattaaaaaatgtgcatacgATTCCATCAGAGAACGTAGAGGTTAATTTTACAGAGAG GTCGTTTTCTGTGCTTGTGAAGGATCTCGACGGGAAAAATCACCAGATGACTGTTCTCAATCTGCTGTGTCCCATTGATGAAAAGAACAGCTGCACCAAG ATCAAAACCGACATGGTTCTGATCATGTGTAAGAAGCAGACAGCAACAAAGTGGGAGTGCCTCACAAAGGTGGAAAAACAGTCTAAGGAGAAAGA TAAACCCAGTATGGATGAGAACGCAGACCCCAGCGAGGGCCTAATGAACATGCTGAAGAAGATCTACTCCGATGGGGATGACGAGATGAAGAGAACCATCAACAAAGCCTGGTCAGAATCTCAGGAGAAGAAAATAAGAGGCGAAGAAGGCATGATGGATTTTTGA
- the mrps14 gene encoding 28S ribosomal protein S14, mitochondrial, with translation MAAHLIHRMGFNALYSSVCAPKQALRICWGAVEQVRGYYVDWKMLRDVKRRQMAFDYADERLRINSLRKNTILPKELQELADKEIAALPRDSCPVRIRNRCVMTSRPRAVKRRWRLSRIVFRHLADYSQLSGIQRARW, from the exons ATGGCAGCTCACCTTATACACCGAATGGGCTTCAATGCCCTTTATTCTAGTGTCTGTGCTCCGAAGCAG GCACTGAGGATCTGTTGGGGTGCCGTGGAGCAAGTAAGGGGTTACTACGTCGACTGGAagatgctgagagatgtcaaGAGAAGACAGATGGCCTTTGATTATGCTGATGAGAGGCTACGCATCAATTCACTGAGGAAGAACACCATCTTACCAAAGGAACTTCAG GAGTTGGCGGATAAAGAAATTGCAGCATTACCCCGAGACTCATGTCCTGTGAGAATCCGCAACAGGTGTGTGATGACATCCCGACCTAGAGCAGTGAAGCGCAGGTGGCGACTCAGCCGGATCGTATTTCGTCACCTGGCCGACTACAGCCAGCTGTCTGGTATTCAGAGAGCGAGGTGGTGA